One Bacillus sp. 1780r2a1 DNA segment encodes these proteins:
- a CDS encoding LacI family DNA-binding transcriptional regulator: MVNIRDIAKKAGVSVSTVSRVLNNHPYVSEEKRERVQAVVDALNYEQNINAVHLSKGKTNRIAVALPFINHPYFSVILEGIAKEALGAHCQLILCQTAYDLQKEMDALHMLKTKQVDGVIICSRANDWDVLSEYQSYGPIAVCENGTAKKVSSVYVNHYAAFEKALSYLHENGHQKIGYCVGRMSGTNSEQRANAYGDFMKRMQEPIRKEWIFTDCLYITDGDMIVDRLLAMDDRPTGLLVTNDQLAVGVITRCKKEGLSVPKDIAIIGFDNHPLTAYLDITTIELPLFEMGEYLFKLVLDKSLQYMELPFQLIERQTV; encoded by the coding sequence ATGGTAAATATTCGAGATATTGCAAAGAAAGCAGGAGTATCCGTTTCTACCGTATCGCGAGTTTTGAACAATCACCCCTATGTAAGCGAAGAAAAGAGAGAGCGTGTACAAGCCGTAGTAGATGCACTGAACTATGAGCAGAATATCAATGCAGTTCATTTATCAAAAGGAAAAACTAATCGAATTGCAGTTGCCCTCCCTTTTATCAACCATCCTTACTTTAGTGTTATTCTTGAAGGCATTGCAAAAGAAGCTCTTGGTGCCCACTGTCAGCTTATTTTGTGTCAAACCGCTTATGATCTACAAAAAGAGATGGATGCACTCCATATGCTGAAAACAAAGCAGGTAGATGGCGTAATTATTTGCTCTAGGGCAAATGACTGGGATGTTCTTAGTGAGTACCAATCTTATGGACCCATTGCTGTATGTGAAAACGGAACAGCTAAAAAGGTATCATCCGTTTATGTTAATCATTACGCGGCTTTTGAAAAAGCCCTATCTTACCTGCATGAGAACGGACATCAGAAAATTGGTTACTGCGTAGGTAGGATGAGTGGCACAAACAGCGAACAGCGAGCTAACGCTTACGGTGATTTTATGAAAAGAATGCAAGAACCGATAAGAAAAGAGTGGATATTTACAGATTGTTTATACATTACGGACGGAGATATGATTGTAGATCGTTTGCTTGCAATGGATGATCGGCCAACAGGGCTGCTTGTGACCAACGATCAGCTTGCAGTAGGAGTTATTACTCGCTGTAAAAAAGAAGGTTTATCAGTTCCCAAAGATATTGCAATTATTGGATTTGATAATCATCCATTAACAGCTTATTTAGACATTACAACGATTGAGCTACCTCTTTTTGAAATGGGGGAGTATTTATTTAAACTCGTGCTTGATAAAAGTCTTCAATATATGGAACTTCCATTTCAGCTTATTGAGCGCCAGACAGTGTAA
- a CDS encoding transcriptional regulator, translating into MKKEYHVGDQVFVIYRNPHTANVANITQGEVVQHPENDSDVALLLHESYHLLSDDDAIYTSYEEAERAYNELFDYEPYQG; encoded by the coding sequence ATGAAAAAAGAATATCATGTTGGTGACCAAGTTTTTGTAATCTATCGAAATCCTCACACGGCAAACGTGGCTAATATTACGCAAGGAGAAGTAGTTCAGCATCCTGAAAATGACAGTGACGTTGCGCTGCTTTTACATGAGTCATATCACTTATTATCAGATGATGACGCAATATATACAAGCTATGAAGAAGCAGAACGAGCATATAACGAACTATTTGATTACGAACCATACCAAGGCTAA
- the splB gene encoding spore photoproduct lyase: protein MIKPFVPQLVYIEPRALEYPLGVELKDKFEKMGIEIRETTSHNQVRNIPGENHLQKYRNAKSTLVVGVRKTLNFDTSKPSAEYAIPFATGCMGHCHYCYLQTTMGSKPYIRTYVNVEEILDRAEQYMKERAPEITRFEAACTSDIVGIDHLTHTLKHAIEYFGESDLGQLRFVTKFHHVDHLLDAKHNGKTRFRFSVNADYVIKYFEPGTSPLDYRIEAANKVAKAGYPLGFIVAPIYIHEGWRDGYRELFEKLDASIPQESRDDITFEMIQHRFTKPAKRVIEKNYPKSKLQMNEEERRYKWGRYGIGKYVYTKDEEHELRETLEYYIGQFFPNAKIEYFT, encoded by the coding sequence GTGATAAAACCGTTTGTGCCGCAATTAGTATATATTGAGCCAAGAGCTTTAGAATATCCATTAGGCGTAGAGCTAAAAGACAAATTTGAAAAAATGGGCATTGAAATTCGCGAAACAACGTCTCATAACCAGGTTCGAAATATTCCTGGAGAGAATCATCTTCAAAAATATCGCAATGCAAAATCGACGCTTGTTGTGGGTGTACGTAAAACGCTGAATTTTGATACTTCCAAGCCTTCAGCAGAATATGCAATTCCTTTTGCCACAGGATGTATGGGACATTGCCACTATTGTTATTTACAAACAACAATGGGAAGTAAGCCATACATTCGAACGTATGTAAATGTAGAAGAAATTCTAGATAGAGCTGAGCAATACATGAAGGAAAGAGCACCAGAAATTACGCGATTTGAGGCTGCGTGTACGTCTGATATCGTAGGTATTGACCACTTAACTCATACGTTAAAGCATGCGATTGAATATTTTGGAGAAAGCGACTTAGGACAACTCCGCTTTGTAACAAAATTTCATCATGTCGATCATTTACTTGATGCAAAACATAACGGTAAAACACGCTTTCGTTTCAGCGTGAACGCTGATTATGTAATTAAATATTTCGAACCTGGGACATCACCATTAGATTACCGGATTGAAGCGGCAAACAAAGTTGCAAAAGCCGGTTATCCTCTAGGATTTATCGTAGCACCTATCTATATCCATGAGGGGTGGAGAGATGGATATCGGGAGCTATTTGAAAAGCTGGATGCTTCCATTCCACAGGAATCACGAGATGATATTACATTTGAAATGATTCAGCATCGATTTACCAAACCAGCTAAGCGTGTCATTGAAAAGAATTATCCAAAATCTAAGCTGCAAATGAATGAAGAAGAGCGTCGTTATAAGTGGGGGCGCTATGGAATTGGAAAATATGTGTATACAAAAGACGAAGAGCATGAGCTGCGTGAAACGCTTGAATATTATATTGGGCAATTCTTTCCAAATGCAAAAATTGAATACTTTACATGA